A region of Paenibacillus thiaminolyticus DNA encodes the following proteins:
- a CDS encoding thioesterase II family protein: protein MRGGVYEPNRIHLFCFPYAGGSAMMYCRWRSLLPASIQIHPIELSGRGKRMNEPFYQTMEQAVEDAYLSIPVHVLDLSLDIAWEA, encoded by the coding sequence GTGAGAGGGGGAGTCTATGAACCGAACCGGATTCACCTTTTCTGTTTTCCTTATGCCGGCGGCTCGGCCATGATGTACTGCCGTTGGCGCAGCCTGCTTCCTGCATCTATTCAGATCCACCCGATTGAGTTATCAGGGAGAGGCAAAAGAATGAACGAGCCTTTCTACCAAACGATGGAGCAGGCGGTGGAAGACGCATATTTATCAATACCCGTCCATGTGCTTGACCTTTCTTTGGATATAGCATGGGAAGCCTGA
- a CDS encoding M48 family metallopeptidase, protein MTNHTTEYCPECGHKMDVVPGYVTWCEECNWNIDPNWRHISSLGLLERINYRMGFKKSHQLLEENLHTERIMYPLTWRKALAYLLAGSVHAATFSLPIIAVNWFFYSNSVLLTQLAFVLFLLFIGLMLPYRRKLSGQPLRREEYPGLYRLADDIAGAIQAPPIDEIRMTNSYNAYFTKFGRRRTKIIGIGVPLFSALSLSEKIAILAHETAHHAHKDVTRSWFIESARHIMASWYEFVHPYCEEGEVLGPISTPIRYAQLLLANLIFILYYGLGITVWDESQRAEYLADRVAGEIAGTDAACSALSKCHFAPVFWLTAERIARYRFASDLFGEFRQKMEHIPAGEQKRVQRICDSIAVQLDSTHPPTQYRLKSLQHHQVLTPQYVPDSSLKNQLEEEFARLEKLSQRYLLDDIRAAL, encoded by the coding sequence ATGACAAATCATACGACGGAATACTGTCCGGAATGCGGGCACAAAATGGATGTCGTGCCGGGGTATGTTACCTGGTGCGAGGAATGCAATTGGAACATCGATCCGAACTGGCGCCACATCTCTTCGCTGGGCCTCTTGGAACGGATCAATTACCGCATGGGGTTTAAAAAGTCACATCAACTGCTTGAGGAGAATCTGCACACCGAGCGGATTATGTATCCCTTGACCTGGCGCAAAGCGCTCGCTTATCTGTTAGCCGGTAGTGTCCATGCAGCTACCTTCAGCCTGCCGATTATTGCGGTGAATTGGTTTTTTTATAGCAATTCGGTATTGCTTACCCAGCTGGCCTTTGTCCTGTTTCTTCTATTCATCGGCTTGATGCTGCCCTACAGGCGGAAGCTGTCGGGCCAGCCTTTGCGGCGGGAGGAATATCCAGGGCTGTATCGTCTCGCCGATGACATTGCCGGAGCCATTCAAGCACCGCCGATCGACGAGATTCGGATGACGAATTCATACAATGCGTACTTTACCAAGTTCGGCCGGCGCCGAACCAAGATCATCGGGATTGGAGTACCCCTATTTTCGGCACTGAGTCTGTCGGAGAAGATCGCGATCCTCGCCCACGAGACCGCGCATCATGCGCATAAGGATGTGACCCGTTCCTGGTTTATCGAGTCAGCGAGGCATATTATGGCTTCTTGGTACGAGTTCGTGCATCCATACTGCGAAGAGGGCGAAGTGCTCGGGCCGATCTCCACACCGATTCGTTATGCCCAGCTGCTGCTGGCTAATCTTATTTTCATCCTGTATTACGGTCTCGGTATTACGGTCTGGGATGAGAGCCAGCGCGCCGAGTATTTGGCGGACCGAGTCGCGGGCGAGATCGCGGGAACCGATGCCGCTTGCTCGGCCTTAAGCAAATGTCACTTTGCTCCCGTATTCTGGCTCACGGCTGAGCGAATTGCCCGCTACCGCTTTGCTTCGGATTTGTTCGGGGAATTCCGCCAGAAGATGGAGCATATCCCCGCAGGCGAGCAGAAGCGAGTCCAACGGATTTGCGATTCCATCGCTGTGCAACTGGATTCCACCCATCCGCCGACACAGTACAGATTAAAGAGCCTGCAGCATCATCAGGTACTGACGCCGCAATATGTGCCCGACAGCAGCTTGAAAAATCAGCTGGAGGAAGAGTTCGCGCGCCTGGAGAAATTAAGCCAGCGCTACCTGCTGGATGATATTCGGGCGGCGTTGTGA
- a CDS encoding KAP family P-loop NTPase fold protein — protein MIGALYLLIMMFCLVKREVWRHTRSIIRSGRYDLLLVFAAGMLSMFFIGGIGIGDLRNWVAALAWPHLAVLFSLPPVFCAAIAVRERQMNRMTRIYRDSSFISDKEGQSRHDDAFEFSEMAVRFAERVYNQGSPESLVFGIDAPWGTGKSTFVNLCKEHWDNHYHDKIIVYMFDPLRFENSDNLMEKFANGLLKVIKENFFAPELESLMAKYVKLLHDSNLSLSIMGFRFGLPFDKSSIDKTFDRLGMVLRSIDKKIVIVVDDLDRLTFSNIKEILFVIKKSFILPNLSYVLCYDTENLTALDHQKLDTEKINEFLEKFINIKTSLYIDYKLLLKYFTENTDKSLARNLLSNPELVAKAVEGLKDIFHSKEYDLYIPFIGDARKLKRLINTMLLLEVEQLDFSNSDFDKHDLIHLLIIYINYPNIFRKIYNTEAQGKRGFFSLIRKYDDDYPADDESHSEEDIYKNSTKYTVYLEGLTENQRFIVNKVFDAKQRLGSASHISQEQFTSYACFNGSKWSPGGRNLEQYLNLIIKVSRPAHTQQYKFYVNLKNELLHRTSITQVLQREEFSFSSGEANHEKIWRILINSPHSEYTPEKANEIISYALDSLPQYSSLDIHKMNIGFRSFTLIFFIAKLLNKIGWTDEEGQHWNNSDNHVIQIAEWIFGENQHRQDGILENLAAKERGILGLRDLLIFRLCCCADRGGDMFNLSRALSIHGGPDNPTEGTVNDIVIGEMREISQYIFRIFKNRYIDKEINIFDEVMGLAAEEICGRSYGYIQLQIPAKDFEKKLQRWKSKLLNFIIYQLGSTIYSNGIPCGYYNMQGDKDGQGINKSINSYLFNICFNPRLHAKGFDYFMDYLFINFETTFGHTKHRVPRLEGFLKVLDQERIKNYWIKHRDRIKGRQWNGEEKWMIGEDEASFTRHLEETYKVLDELIQRDDRPANEKES, from the coding sequence ATGATAGGCGCGCTGTATCTTCTCATCATGATGTTCTGCCTCGTGAAAAGAGAGGTATGGAGACACACCCGTAGCATCATAAGGAGCGGGAGATACGATCTCCTTCTCGTTTTTGCTGCTGGCATGCTCTCCATGTTCTTCATTGGCGGGATTGGAATCGGTGATCTTCGTAATTGGGTTGCGGCGCTGGCTTGGCCACATCTGGCTGTGCTGTTCTCCCTTCCTCCCGTGTTCTGTGCGGCGATAGCCGTGAGAGAGCGGCAGATGAATCGGATGACAAGAATTTATAGAGATTCGAGCTTCATCAGTGATAAAGAAGGACAGAGCAGACATGATGATGCGTTTGAATTTTCAGAAATGGCCGTGAGATTCGCCGAGAGGGTATATAATCAAGGTTCGCCGGAAAGCTTGGTATTCGGAATCGATGCGCCATGGGGAACAGGGAAATCGACCTTCGTCAATCTGTGCAAGGAACATTGGGACAACCACTACCATGATAAAATTATCGTGTACATGTTCGATCCGCTTCGGTTTGAGAACAGCGATAACCTAATGGAGAAATTCGCGAATGGTCTTTTGAAGGTAATCAAGGAGAATTTTTTCGCCCCGGAACTGGAATCTCTGATGGCCAAGTATGTCAAGCTGTTGCATGATTCGAATTTATCGTTGTCTATTATGGGATTTCGCTTTGGGTTGCCTTTCGACAAGTCCTCCATTGATAAGACATTTGACAGGCTAGGCATGGTCCTGAGAAGCATCGATAAAAAAATCGTGATCGTTGTGGATGATTTAGACCGCTTAACCTTTTCCAATATTAAAGAGATCTTGTTCGTTATTAAAAAATCGTTTATTCTTCCTAATTTATCTTATGTCCTCTGTTATGACACCGAGAATCTTACGGCACTCGATCATCAAAAATTAGATACGGAAAAAATTAATGAGTTTCTGGAAAAGTTCATCAATATCAAAACGAGCTTGTACATCGATTATAAATTATTATTGAAATATTTTACGGAGAACACGGATAAATCATTAGCCAGGAACCTGCTAAGCAATCCTGAATTGGTAGCCAAAGCTGTCGAGGGGCTCAAGGATATATTTCATTCCAAGGAATATGATTTGTACATTCCTTTTATAGGGGATGCAAGGAAACTGAAAAGACTCATTAATACGATGCTCTTACTTGAGGTTGAACAGTTGGATTTCTCGAATTCGGATTTTGATAAGCATGATCTCATTCATCTGCTGATTATCTACATCAATTACCCGAATATTTTCAGAAAAATATACAATACGGAGGCGCAGGGGAAACGAGGTTTTTTTTCGCTGATTCGAAAATATGATGACGACTATCCGGCAGACGATGAATCGCATAGTGAAGAAGATATCTATAAAAATTCGACAAAGTATACGGTATACCTCGAGGGTCTGACTGAAAATCAAAGGTTTATAGTAAATAAAGTGTTTGATGCCAAGCAAAGGCTGGGATCGGCGAGCCATATTTCTCAGGAACAATTCACTTCCTATGCTTGCTTCAATGGATCGAAGTGGAGTCCTGGCGGCAGAAATCTCGAACAGTACTTAAATCTTATCATTAAAGTCTCCCGCCCAGCCCACACGCAGCAGTATAAGTTTTATGTCAATTTGAAAAATGAACTGCTGCATAGAACAAGCATTACTCAGGTGCTGCAGCGTGAAGAGTTTTCCTTCTCAAGCGGGGAGGCCAATCATGAGAAAATTTGGCGAATTCTAATTAACTCGCCGCACAGTGAATATACACCGGAAAAAGCAAATGAAATTATTTCTTACGCCCTGGATTCCTTGCCGCAATACTCAAGTCTTGACATCCATAAGATGAACATTGGTTTTCGAAGCTTTACCCTTATTTTTTTCATCGCAAAATTACTGAATAAAATTGGGTGGACGGACGAGGAAGGGCAGCATTGGAATAACAGCGACAACCATGTCATTCAAATTGCAGAATGGATTTTTGGCGAGAATCAGCATAGACAGGATGGAATACTGGAGAATCTGGCTGCCAAAGAAAGAGGTATTCTTGGTTTGCGCGATTTATTAATCTTCCGTTTATGCTGCTGCGCGGACAGAGGCGGGGATATGTTTAATTTGTCAAGGGCATTGTCTATACACGGCGGACCCGATAATCCTACAGAAGGAACTGTCAATGATATCGTTATTGGAGAAATGCGCGAAATCTCTCAATATATATTCCGGATATTCAAAAACAGATATATTGACAAGGAAATCAATATTTTTGATGAAGTGATGGGGCTGGCTGCAGAAGAGATTTGCGGCCGTTCTTACGGATATATTCAATTACAGATCCCGGCTAAGGATTTCGAGAAGAAACTGCAAAGATGGAAATCGAAGCTGCTCAATTTTATTATTTATCAATTGGGGAGCACGATCTACAGCAACGGCATTCCTTGTGGTTACTACAATATGCAAGGCGATAAAGACGGGCAAGGCATCAATAAGTCGATCAATAGCTATCTTTTTAACATTTGTTTTAATCCCCGGCTGCATGCAAAAGGCTTTGATTATTTTATGGATTACCTTTTTATCAATTTCGAAACGACGTTCGGTCATACCAAGCATCGTGTGCCCCGCCTGGAAGGATTTTTGAAGGTCCTTGATCAAGAGCGCATCAAAAATTATTGGATTAAGCACAGAGACAGGATAAAAGGAAGGCAATGGAACGGGGAAGAGAAGTGGATGATTGGCGAAGACGAAGCATCCTTTACCCGTCATCTAGAAGAGACGTATAAAGTATTGGATGAATTGATACAGCGGGATGATAGGCCAGCAAATGAGAAAGAAAGTTAA
- a CDS encoding DUF6348 family protein — protein MSTEREEWALDDEQIEDPAHFLLHRGMRGLFEAEEIVEGDCIVIPAWELTIRPHVARWSEQSVMLQFHLSSPKWDRDIMETSAGMGSSLKDALGMAIGSFAFSLMEGIASMEQDREPDELRSEYGDTIHHWKVYKSNVVGLGESSEDMRATPYWEALKDEIAKRVGNQKLCYIKIYGAKHGGDITGECRINDIPSPELGQIVADIVSQWQVEGFASQKQFMLLRQSEETYTPYPYQAEEIAAAARTAVQMFMECATQEKYEDFPERLAERLQDASLAEELYSFLPEICAEHAFDTLTYNEECLLFRGEDSFPVYRTQFASYYMIAAALFEGFRTDQFDDEVYRQYIGTSSIYSVICQAKEEGADLVEHGGVLTLSFGMSDRYQFR, from the coding sequence ATGAGCACAGAGAGAGAAGAATGGGCATTGGATGATGAACAGATTGAGGATCCTGCACATTTCCTGCTGCACCGCGGGATGAGAGGGCTGTTCGAGGCGGAGGAGATCGTAGAGGGGGATTGTATCGTGATTCCTGCATGGGAGCTCACGATCCGTCCTCATGTGGCCAGATGGTCCGAACAGTCCGTTATGCTGCAGTTTCATTTGAGTTCCCCGAAGTGGGATCGCGATATCATGGAAACGTCGGCAGGCATGGGCAGCAGCTTAAAAGATGCTCTCGGCATGGCGATCGGAAGCTTTGCCTTCTCGTTAATGGAGGGTATCGCTTCCATGGAGCAAGACAGGGAGCCTGACGAGCTCCGCTCGGAATACGGTGACACGATACATCATTGGAAAGTGTACAAGAGCAATGTCGTGGGTCTGGGCGAGTCTTCAGAAGACATGCGTGCAACCCCGTATTGGGAAGCGCTCAAGGATGAGATTGCGAAGCGGGTCGGCAATCAGAAGCTCTGTTACATCAAAATCTATGGCGCGAAGCATGGCGGCGATATTACCGGCGAATGCCGCATTAATGATATTCCAAGCCCTGAACTTGGCCAGATCGTAGCCGATATCGTAAGCCAATGGCAAGTCGAAGGCTTTGCTTCCCAGAAGCAATTTATGTTGCTGCGGCAGTCCGAGGAGACGTACACGCCGTATCCTTATCAGGCCGAGGAGATCGCGGCCGCTGCACGCACCGCCGTGCAGATGTTCATGGAATGCGCTACGCAGGAGAAGTATGAAGACTTTCCGGAGCGCTTAGCAGAGCGCTTGCAGGATGCCAGCTTGGCGGAGGAGCTGTATTCATTTTTGCCGGAAATTTGTGCCGAGCATGCCTTCGATACGCTGACCTATAACGAGGAGTGCTTGCTGTTTAGGGGCGAGGACTCATTCCCCGTTTATCGGACTCAGTTCGCCAGCTATTATATGATCGCTGCTGCTTTATTTGAGGGCTTTCGCACGGATCAATTTGATGATGAAGTGTATAGGCAGTACATCGGCACCAGTTCGATATACAGTGTGATTTGCCAAGCGAAAGAGGAGGGCGCGGATCTGGTGGAGCATGGCGGCGTGCTGACGCTTTCCTTCGGGATGTCCGACCGCTATCAGTTCAGATGA
- a CDS encoding Cof-type HAD-IIB family hydrolase: MSYNIVFFDIDGTLVNDEKRVPQDTVEAIAELKENGIEPVIATGRAPYFFKPLAEQLQIESFVSLNGAYVVYKGEPLYQRPLPRESVAKLVELAGRHRHPLVFEGSEQFYANDEAHPFVVEAIDSLRIDRPGHDPEFWSKADIYQVFLHCEAQDEHLYDNVFDDLRLIRWHSKAMDVLIKGGSKAVGIKAMLERLNLAPENAVAFGDGLNDMEMLQQVGLGIAMGNSHPELLPFADYVTSSVDEGGIRQGLRHAGLIN, translated from the coding sequence CAATGATGAGAAGCGAGTGCCGCAAGACACCGTCGAGGCGATTGCAGAGTTGAAAGAGAACGGGATTGAACCCGTCATCGCCACAGGGCGCGCCCCCTATTTCTTTAAGCCGCTTGCCGAGCAGCTTCAGATTGAGTCTTTTGTTAGCTTAAATGGGGCCTATGTCGTGTACAAAGGCGAACCCCTCTATCAGCGCCCGCTTCCGCGCGAAAGTGTGGCGAAGCTTGTGGAATTGGCGGGGCGCCATCGACATCCCCTCGTGTTTGAAGGCAGCGAGCAATTTTACGCGAATGACGAAGCGCATCCCTTCGTCGTGGAAGCTATCGATTCCCTCCGCATTGATCGGCCGGGCCATGATCCCGAGTTCTGGAGCAAAGCGGATATCTATCAAGTATTCCTGCATTGCGAAGCGCAGGACGAGCATTTGTATGACAACGTCTTCGATGATCTTCGCTTGATCCGCTGGCATTCCAAAGCGATGGACGTCTTGATCAAGGGCGGTTCCAAGGCCGTCGGAATCAAAGCCATGCTGGAACGATTGAACCTGGCTCCGGAGAATGCCGTCGCATTCGGTGATGGACTCAATGACATGGAGATGCTTCAGCAAGTTGGTCTCGGGATTGCGATGGGCAATTCTCATCCGGAACTGCTGCCTTTTGCTGATTATGTTACCTCTTCCGTAGATGAAGGCGGTATCCGCCAAGGACTGCGGCATGCCGGATTAATTAACTAA